One window of the Herbiconiux sp. L3-i23 genome contains the following:
- a CDS encoding isopenicillin N synthase family oxygenase codes for MTAQPLTGTSTKTLPVLDFSRLAAGPAEAEAFRTDLREATHEYGFFYLTGHGIPAELEQRVHENVRAFFALAEEDKLAIENVGSPQFRGYTRVGGERTQGIVDWREQLDVAAERPTAPERYGDADYWRLEGPNLWPAAQPDLEPVIGEWRDRLTEVALTLLRAWAESLGAEPDVFDDAFAERPFPLIKIVRYPGKSDPEPKQGVGAHKDSGVLTLLWVEPGKGGLQVEHEGDWIDAPPVPGAFVVNIGELLEYATDGYLKATVHRVISPKLGDDRISIPFFFNPALDARVPQLELPAELRAKARGVTRDPGNPIFATYGENAWKSRVRAHPDVAAIHHADVLARD; via the coding sequence ATGACCGCGCAGCCCCTCACCGGCACCTCCACTAAGACCCTTCCCGTCCTCGACTTCTCCCGCCTCGCCGCCGGGCCTGCCGAGGCCGAGGCGTTCCGCACCGACCTGCGGGAAGCCACGCACGAGTACGGCTTCTTCTACCTCACCGGGCACGGGATCCCGGCCGAGCTCGAGCAGCGCGTGCACGAGAACGTGCGCGCCTTCTTCGCTCTGGCGGAGGAGGACAAGCTCGCGATCGAGAACGTCGGGAGCCCGCAGTTCAGGGGCTACACCCGCGTCGGCGGCGAACGCACGCAGGGCATCGTCGACTGGCGCGAACAGCTCGACGTCGCCGCCGAACGCCCGACGGCGCCCGAACGATACGGCGACGCCGACTACTGGCGGCTCGAGGGGCCCAACCTCTGGCCGGCCGCTCAGCCCGACCTCGAGCCCGTGATCGGCGAATGGCGCGACCGGCTCACCGAGGTGGCGCTGACGCTGCTGCGCGCCTGGGCCGAGTCGCTCGGCGCCGAGCCCGACGTGTTCGACGACGCCTTCGCCGAGCGCCCGTTCCCGCTGATCAAGATCGTGCGCTACCCGGGCAAGTCCGATCCCGAACCCAAGCAGGGAGTCGGCGCGCACAAGGACTCGGGCGTGCTCACCCTGCTGTGGGTCGAACCCGGCAAGGGCGGTCTGCAGGTGGAGCACGAGGGCGACTGGATCGACGCTCCCCCGGTGCCCGGCGCCTTCGTCGTCAACATCGGCGAGCTGCTCGAATACGCCACGGACGGCTACCTCAAGGCCACGGTGCACCGGGTGATCTCACCGAAGCTCGGTGACGACCGGATCTCCATCCCGTTCTTCTTCAACCCTGCTCTCGACGCCCGCGTGCCGCAGCTGGAGCTGCCCGCGGAGCTGCGGGCGAAGGCGCGCGGGGTGACCCGCGACCCGGGCAACCCGATCTTCGCCACCTACGGCGAGAACGCGTGGAAGAGCCGGGTGCGAGCCCATCCCGATGTCGCGGCCATCCACCACGCGGACGTGCTCGCTCGGGATTGA
- a CDS encoding GntR family transcriptional regulator, whose protein sequence is MVHEGAVEVDDVSATVRAARDRIRELIRTGAFAATGRLPSERELGASLAVSRSTLRRALGLLADEGVVSASPKSGWFVSDAPLSEPARTLVSFTEMARRRGVEPRTRVLSRVIREATIDEATELMTAPLSPVLELERLRSLGSTPACIDRSVILISRTPGIDAVDLEDTSLYEEMRALGTTPTRSRYGVEAIGAEARDAELLDVPIGSPLLLAAETCYDPIGRALLIGTTRYRAGIYRFYTTMLRR, encoded by the coding sequence ATGGTCCACGAGGGGGCGGTCGAAGTCGACGACGTGTCGGCGACCGTGCGCGCTGCCCGCGATCGCATCCGCGAGCTGATCAGGACCGGCGCGTTCGCCGCGACGGGGCGCCTGCCGAGCGAACGCGAGCTCGGCGCCTCACTGGCCGTCAGTCGGTCCACTCTGCGGCGAGCGCTCGGGCTGCTCGCCGACGAGGGTGTCGTCAGCGCGTCGCCGAAATCCGGCTGGTTCGTGAGCGACGCCCCACTCAGCGAGCCGGCGCGCACGCTCGTCAGCTTCACCGAGATGGCGCGCAGGCGCGGAGTCGAGCCGCGCACCCGCGTCCTGTCGCGGGTGATCCGCGAAGCCACCATCGACGAGGCGACGGAGCTCATGACCGCGCCGCTCAGCCCCGTGCTCGAGCTCGAACGCCTTCGCTCGCTCGGCAGCACTCCCGCCTGCATCGACCGCTCGGTCATCCTGATCAGCCGCACGCCCGGCATCGACGCCGTCGACCTCGAGGACACGTCGCTGTACGAGGAGATGCGCGCGCTGGGCACCACGCCGACCCGGTCGCGCTACGGCGTCGAGGCGATCGGTGCCGAAGCCCGAGACGCGGAACTGCTCGACGTTCCGATCGGCTCGCCCCTGCTGCTCGCCGCAGAGACCTGCTACGACCCCATCGGCCGTGCCCTGCTGATCGGCACCACGAGGTACCGCGCCGGTATCTACCGCTTCTACACGACGATGCTGCGCCGTTGA
- a CDS encoding ABC transporter substrate-binding protein: MRKKLIIAPLAAAALLLSGCTAGIGGGGNTDGGEDDKTPVEITMWSFFGDREKDVIDARLEAFTEEYPWITVDHVGGQNDDTLLQAVRGGTGPDLALSGNSEAVSSYCSTGVFEDLQSYIDESEVDIDQILPSTLAYTSYEDTRCALPVLADVYGLYYNTDVFAEAGITEPPTTWDELAEDAKALTVFNADGSIQRAGFVPFLDFFENNVATWTPGWDLTWYDDSGLAAMADDPQWAAMLEWQKELVDWYGYDNLQRYVSTIGGEFTAENPFHTGQLAMMVDGEWRVAFAADQAPDLAYATAPIPNVNEDEYGAGIISGTTVGIPRGSNYPEAAWLLARYLATDTDNLVQLTLELRNVPTTTDALADDEVRTIEQFNTMLDIAGNEATRSVPGTPAGAAPRELLSQFAQGWQAGSATDLQGGLEDVAAQIDSQIEQAAGGNAP, from the coding sequence TTGCGTAAGAAACTGATCATCGCCCCGCTCGCCGCGGCGGCACTCCTCCTCAGCGGCTGCACCGCAGGCATCGGCGGGGGTGGCAACACCGACGGTGGTGAAGACGACAAGACCCCCGTCGAGATCACCATGTGGAGCTTCTTCGGCGACCGCGAGAAGGACGTCATCGACGCCCGCCTCGAGGCCTTCACCGAGGAGTACCCGTGGATCACCGTCGACCACGTCGGCGGCCAGAACGATGACACGCTGCTCCAGGCGGTCCGCGGGGGAACGGGACCCGACCTCGCGCTCTCGGGCAACAGCGAGGCCGTCTCGAGCTACTGCTCCACCGGCGTCTTCGAGGACCTGCAGTCGTACATCGACGAGTCGGAGGTCGACATCGACCAGATCCTCCCGTCGACCCTCGCCTACACCTCATACGAGGACACCCGGTGCGCACTGCCGGTGCTCGCCGACGTCTACGGGCTGTATTACAACACCGACGTGTTCGCCGAGGCGGGCATCACCGAACCGCCGACCACGTGGGACGAGCTAGCGGAGGACGCCAAGGCGCTCACCGTGTTCAACGCCGACGGCAGCATCCAGCGCGCCGGCTTCGTGCCGTTCCTCGACTTCTTCGAGAACAACGTCGCCACCTGGACCCCCGGCTGGGATCTCACCTGGTACGACGACAGCGGCCTGGCGGCCATGGCCGACGACCCCCAGTGGGCGGCGATGCTCGAATGGCAGAAGGAGCTCGTCGACTGGTACGGCTACGACAACCTGCAGCGCTACGTCTCGACCATCGGCGGCGAGTTCACCGCCGAGAACCCGTTCCACACCGGACAGCTCGCGATGATGGTCGACGGCGAGTGGCGCGTCGCCTTCGCCGCCGACCAGGCTCCGGACCTCGCCTACGCGACCGCGCCGATCCCCAACGTGAACGAGGACGAATACGGTGCGGGGATCATCAGCGGGACGACGGTCGGCATCCCGCGCGGTTCGAACTACCCGGAAGCGGCCTGGCTGCTGGCCCGCTACCTCGCCACCGACACCGACAACCTCGTGCAGCTGACCCTCGAACTGCGCAACGTGCCGACCACCACCGACGCGCTCGCCGACGACGAGGTGCGCACCATCGAGCAGTTCAACACCATGCTCGACATCGCCGGCAACGAGGCCACGCGCTCCGTTCCCGGCACGCCGGCGGGTGCCGCGCCGCGCGAACTGCTGAGCCAGTTCGCGCAGGGTTGGCAGGCCGGATCGGCGACCGATCTGCAGGGCGGACTCGAGGACGTCGCCGCCCAGATCGACAGCCAGATCGAGCAGGCCGCCGGAGGCAACGCGCCGTGA
- a CDS encoding carbohydrate ABC transporter permease, with protein MTAVASRTAGPGATRVRRGNPWRTRLTILAFLSPGIIGLAVFFVYPLAANLYYSFTRYDLVNPAQWAGFANYQFMFDGDRQIGTALRNTLVFCVVSVPVSLAFALGVASVLARIRSGAGIYRTLFYLPTLLPPVAAAMAFSFVLNPGTGPVNAILKFLGLPQPLWFHDPNLSQISLLMLTTWGVGNTIVIFLAAVNEVPQEQLEAAQIDGAGPLRRFWSITIPTISPVLLFATITGVIASLQLFSQPYVVSTVIGGGSGSAADNLGYPQNTLLFFTQVLYQQGFRYFNMGYAAALSMVLFAATLVVTVIMIAATRRGIHSEES; from the coding sequence GTGACGGCCGTCGCATCCCGCACCGCCGGACCCGGGGCGACCCGGGTCCGGCGGGGGAACCCGTGGCGCACGCGCCTGACGATCCTCGCGTTCCTCTCGCCGGGGATCATCGGGCTGGCGGTCTTCTTCGTCTACCCGCTGGCGGCGAACCTGTACTACTCGTTCACCCGCTACGACCTCGTCAACCCGGCTCAGTGGGCGGGGTTCGCGAACTACCAGTTCATGTTCGACGGCGACCGTCAAATCGGCACCGCGCTGCGCAACACCCTGGTGTTCTGCGTCGTCTCGGTGCCCGTGAGTCTGGCCTTCGCGCTCGGCGTCGCGTCGGTGCTCGCCCGCATCCGCTCGGGGGCGGGGATCTACCGGACCCTCTTCTACCTGCCGACCCTGCTGCCCCCGGTGGCCGCCGCGATGGCGTTCTCGTTCGTGCTCAACCCGGGTACCGGACCGGTCAACGCCATCCTCAAGTTCCTGGGGCTGCCGCAGCCGCTGTGGTTCCACGACCCGAACCTGTCGCAGATCTCCCTGCTGATGTTGACCACCTGGGGCGTCGGCAACACGATCGTCATCTTCCTCGCGGCCGTCAACGAGGTGCCGCAGGAGCAGCTCGAGGCCGCGCAGATCGACGGTGCCGGGCCGCTGCGCCGATTCTGGAGCATCACCATCCCGACGATCTCGCCGGTGCTGCTCTTCGCCACCATCACCGGCGTCATCGCCAGCCTGCAGCTGTTCTCGCAGCCGTACGTCGTGAGCACCGTGATCGGCGGCGGCTCCGGGTCGGCGGCCGACAACCTCGGGTACCCGCAGAACACGCTGCTGTTCTTCACGCAGGTGCTCTACCAGCAGGGATTCCGCTACTTCAACATGGGCTACGCCGCGGCGCTGTCGATGGTGCTGTTCGCGGCGACCCTCGTCGTCACCGTCATCATGATCGCGGCCACTCGGCGCGGCATCCACTCCGAGGAGAGCTGA
- a CDS encoding carbohydrate ABC transporter permease, with product MTSMLERPVDLDGMRRGATGDSPAKRRLSRRSILGGIARHSLLIALLIVFLAPLFFIVTTALMTDQQALTSNLIPDPINWANFAEVFDRIPLVRYVANTVLIAVATTVFAIVSSVPVAYALATFKFKGRRALWIAIIAAMMLPPQVTIVPLYVMWAQVGAVGTPLPLIVPALFGDAFTIFLLRQFFVSVPRSYIDAARIDGAGEFRILWSVFMPMVRPAIVAAGLFAFFFAWNDFFNPLLYLGSNQEWYTLSIGLSQFRSVYAVQWNLAMAATLLFVLPVVVLFFFAQKQFVQGIALTGVKE from the coding sequence ATGACGAGCATGCTCGAACGCCCGGTCGACCTCGACGGGATGCGCCGGGGCGCGACAGGGGACTCGCCCGCGAAGCGCCGGCTGTCGCGCCGGTCGATCCTCGGCGGCATCGCCCGACACTCGCTGCTGATCGCCCTCCTGATCGTCTTCCTCGCGCCGCTGTTCTTCATCGTGACGACCGCGCTGATGACCGACCAGCAGGCCCTCACCAGCAACCTGATCCCCGACCCGATCAACTGGGCGAACTTCGCCGAGGTCTTCGACCGCATCCCCCTGGTGCGCTACGTCGCGAACACGGTGCTGATCGCGGTGGCGACGACGGTGTTCGCCATCGTCAGCAGCGTTCCGGTCGCCTACGCGCTCGCGACGTTCAAGTTCAAGGGTCGCCGGGCGCTGTGGATCGCGATCATCGCCGCGATGATGCTGCCGCCGCAGGTCACGATCGTTCCGCTGTACGTGATGTGGGCGCAGGTGGGTGCGGTGGGCACACCGCTGCCGCTCATCGTGCCCGCCCTGTTCGGCGACGCGTTCACGATCTTCCTGCTGCGTCAGTTCTTCGTGTCGGTGCCGCGGTCGTACATCGACGCGGCGCGCATCGACGGGGCGGGGGAGTTCCGCATCCTCTGGTCGGTCTTCATGCCCATGGTGCGACCCGCGATCGTCGCCGCCGGGCTCTTCGCCTTCTTCTTCGCCTGGAACGACTTCTTCAACCCGCTGCTCTACCTGGGCTCCAACCAGGAGTGGTACACGCTGTCGATCGGGCTCTCGCAGTTCCGCTCGGTGTACGCGGTGCAGTGGAACCTCGCGATGGCGGCGACGCTCCTGTTCGTCCTGCCCGTCGTGGTGCTGTTCTTCTTCGCGCAGAAGCAGTTCGTGCAGGGCATCGCCCTCACGGGCGTGAAGGAGTAG
- a CDS encoding 6-phospho-beta-glucosidase, with the protein MPDNMKVAVIGAGSTYTPELVSGLSAQDHRLHVDELFLMDVHAERLEIVGGVAKRMLAKAGLDIAVTLTTDRTEAVRDADAVLIQLRVGGQTARLADETFPLECGCIGQETTGPGGLAKALRTVPVVLDIADEVRRIAKPDAWIIDFTNPTGIITRALLGAGHRAVGLCNYAIGQQRWAAKLFDVDPSRVVVDPVGLNHFSWMRRILIDGEDVVPTIYAERMPELLEHVPFPEHLMRLLGAYPSYYLRYYYFHDKVLEEMRHSTPRAEDVARLEAELLELYKSPELDEKPEQLSKRGGAFYSEAAVDLLASLYDPEPSYHVVNVLNRGIIPGLADDDVIETRSLVSSAGIVPQEQAPVPPLLLGPIQHVSAYERLAVQAALSGDVDDVRRALLAHPIVGQWDTVEELLPRLLETSAPYLPQFADALAELGIESPSAT; encoded by the coding sequence GTGCCTGACAACATGAAGGTCGCCGTCATCGGAGCCGGATCCACCTACACGCCCGAACTCGTCTCGGGGCTCTCGGCGCAGGATCACCGCCTGCACGTCGACGAGCTCTTCCTGATGGACGTGCACGCCGAGCGGCTCGAGATCGTCGGCGGTGTCGCGAAGCGGATGCTCGCCAAAGCGGGTCTCGACATCGCGGTGACCCTCACCACCGACCGCACGGAGGCGGTCCGCGACGCCGACGCCGTGCTCATCCAACTGCGGGTCGGCGGTCAGACGGCGAGGCTCGCAGACGAGACGTTCCCGCTCGAGTGCGGCTGCATCGGTCAGGAGACGACCGGACCGGGCGGTCTCGCGAAGGCGCTCCGCACCGTACCGGTGGTGCTCGACATCGCCGACGAGGTGCGCCGCATCGCGAAGCCCGACGCGTGGATCATCGACTTCACCAACCCGACCGGCATCATCACGCGGGCGCTCCTCGGCGCCGGGCACCGTGCCGTCGGTCTGTGCAACTACGCGATCGGTCAGCAGCGGTGGGCGGCGAAGCTGTTCGACGTCGACCCGTCGCGCGTCGTCGTCGACCCCGTCGGACTCAACCACTTCTCGTGGATGCGCCGCATCCTCATCGACGGCGAGGACGTCGTGCCGACGATCTACGCCGAGCGGATGCCCGAACTGCTCGAGCACGTCCCGTTCCCCGAGCACCTGATGCGGCTGCTCGGCGCCTATCCCTCCTATTACCTGCGGTACTACTACTTCCATGACAAGGTCCTGGAGGAGATGCGGCACTCCACGCCGCGCGCCGAGGACGTCGCCCGGCTCGAAGCCGAACTGCTGGAGCTCTACAAGTCCCCCGAGCTCGATGAGAAGCCCGAGCAGCTGTCCAAGCGCGGCGGCGCGTTCTACAGCGAGGCCGCGGTCGACCTGCTCGCCTCGCTCTACGACCCCGAGCCGAGCTACCACGTCGTCAACGTGCTGAACCGCGGCATCATCCCCGGCCTCGCCGACGACGACGTGATCGAGACCCGCAGCCTCGTCAGCTCCGCGGGCATCGTCCCGCAGGAGCAGGCTCCGGTCCCCCCGCTGCTGCTCGGCCCCATCCAACACGTGAGCGCCTACGAGCGCCTCGCCGTGCAGGCGGCCCTGTCGGGCGACGTCGACGATGTGCGTCGGGCGCTCCTCGCGCATCCGATCGTCGGACAGTGGGACACCGTCGAGGAGCTGCTGCCGCGCCTGCTCGAGACGAGCGCCCCGTACCTGCCGCAGTTCGCCGACGCGCTCGCCGAGCTCGGCATCGAATCGCCCTCGGCGACGTGA
- a CDS encoding BadF/BadG/BcrA/BcrD ATPase family protein: MTGRLLGVDVGNSKTHIAVAEPSGRVTAAAEGPGVMGGFGSPDALLGLVRDRLAALGLPTSGYAAATFAVAGLDLPEQDAAYEEVVRSSAIADRLVVLNDVFALMRTDPSGGDGVAVVCGAGINAVGVRGGTHVRFHSIGEVSGDWGGGGDVGRAALFAACRSEDGRGEPTALAEGIARHFGVDRALAVTEGIMLGRIAAHRVVELAPLVLHSAAAGDAVAGRIVDRLADEVVLFVEAARGRLGWPDEEILPVLLGGGLLQSGDERLLGRIRSTLGDGVSSHVSVADVPPVIGSVLLARDLIADSERTAHSDVAGWEGPDSMAHSFRTQLDLGGRTK, encoded by the coding sequence GTGACGGGGCGGCTGCTCGGCGTCGACGTCGGCAACTCGAAGACCCACATCGCCGTCGCCGAGCCGTCCGGACGGGTGACCGCGGCCGCCGAAGGACCCGGAGTGATGGGCGGATTCGGTTCGCCCGACGCGCTGCTCGGGCTGGTCCGCGACAGGCTCGCCGCGCTCGGCCTGCCGACGTCGGGTTACGCCGCCGCGACCTTCGCCGTGGCAGGGCTCGACCTGCCCGAGCAGGATGCCGCCTACGAGGAGGTCGTCCGTTCGTCCGCGATCGCCGACCGGCTGGTCGTGCTGAACGACGTCTTCGCCCTCATGCGCACGGACCCGAGCGGGGGCGATGGGGTCGCCGTCGTGTGCGGCGCCGGCATCAACGCGGTCGGGGTGCGCGGCGGTACGCATGTCCGGTTCCACTCGATCGGCGAGGTCAGCGGCGACTGGGGCGGTGGCGGCGACGTCGGTCGCGCCGCGCTCTTCGCCGCCTGCCGCAGTGAGGACGGCCGCGGTGAGCCGACCGCGCTCGCCGAGGGTATCGCCCGGCACTTCGGTGTCGACCGCGCGCTCGCCGTCACCGAGGGCATCATGCTCGGCCGCATCGCCGCGCACCGCGTCGTCGAGTTGGCGCCGCTCGTGCTGCACTCCGCCGCGGCCGGCGACGCGGTCGCCGGACGCATCGTCGACCGCCTCGCAGACGAGGTGGTGCTCTTCGTGGAGGCGGCGCGGGGCCGACTCGGCTGGCCCGATGAGGAGATCCTGCCCGTGCTGCTCGGCGGGGGACTGCTGCAGTCGGGCGACGAGCGGCTGCTCGGGCGCATCCGGTCGACACTGGGCGACGGGGTCTCCTCCCACGTCTCGGTCGCCGATGTTCCGCCCGTCATCGGGTCGGTGCTGCTCGCCCGCGACCTCATCGCCGATTCTGAACGGACCGCCCACTCCGACGTAGCAGGATGGGAGGGGCCGGACAGCATGGCCCACTCCTTCCGCACCCAGCTCGATCTCGGAGGTCGAACGAAATGA
- a CDS encoding Gfo/Idh/MocA family protein, with protein MTASPAPLRVGVVGLGWAGQQHMEAYHALDGVELVAIAGMEEGPLAELAEKFGVEHAVRDWTDLVAIEGLDAVSVAVPTFLHAPITIGALEAGLHVLCEKPIARTGDEAAEMVAAARSAGRVLEVAFNHRRRGDVEALKAAVDAGTIGRPYHARSIWLRRAGIPSLGSWFTNREMAGGGPLIDLGVHVLDYTLHLFGEPAVTAVSAVTHAELGPRGRGGAGDGKQQVGSAYEVEDLATVLLRLEGGGSIVIETSWAAYRPAGDEFGITLYGTEGGADLRVVDYAPSGELTIFGGDGEEITDVAVDADPGRGHEAVVETFIEKVRDRAQWAANDGSLALGRARLIDACYESAALGREVRLDPDTLGEPDGADTEKLEDGLDTTIAEGGHA; from the coding sequence ATGACCGCTTCCCCCGCACCGCTGCGCGTCGGCGTCGTCGGCCTCGGCTGGGCAGGCCAGCAGCACATGGAGGCCTACCACGCCCTCGACGGCGTCGAACTCGTCGCGATCGCCGGCATGGAGGAAGGCCCGCTCGCCGAGCTGGCCGAGAAGTTCGGTGTCGAGCACGCGGTGCGCGACTGGACCGACCTCGTCGCGATCGAGGGCCTCGACGCGGTCAGCGTCGCGGTACCCACCTTCCTGCACGCGCCTATCACGATCGGCGCTCTCGAAGCGGGCCTGCACGTGCTGTGCGAGAAGCCCATCGCGCGCACCGGCGACGAAGCCGCCGAAATGGTCGCCGCGGCGCGCAGCGCCGGCCGAGTGCTCGAGGTCGCGTTCAACCACCGCCGTCGGGGCGACGTCGAGGCGCTGAAGGCCGCGGTCGACGCCGGCACCATCGGCCGGCCGTATCACGCGCGGTCGATCTGGTTGCGCCGCGCGGGCATCCCCTCGCTCGGGAGCTGGTTCACGAACCGCGAGATGGCGGGCGGAGGTCCGCTCATCGACCTCGGCGTCCACGTGCTCGACTACACCCTGCACCTGTTCGGCGAGCCCGCGGTCACCGCGGTCTCGGCGGTCACCCACGCCGAGCTCGGACCTCGTGGCCGCGGCGGTGCGGGCGACGGCAAGCAGCAGGTCGGCTCGGCGTACGAGGTCGAGGATCTCGCGACCGTGCTGCTGCGGCTCGAAGGCGGCGGATCGATCGTCATCGAGACCAGCTGGGCGGCGTACCGCCCGGCGGGAGACGAGTTCGGCATCACCCTGTACGGCACCGAGGGCGGCGCCGACCTGCGCGTCGTCGACTACGCGCCCTCGGGGGAGCTCACGATCTTCGGCGGCGACGGCGAGGAGATCACCGACGTCGCCGTCGACGCCGACCCGGGTCGCGGGCACGAGGCGGTCGTCGAGACGTTCATCGAGAAGGTCCGCGACCGTGCGCAATGGGCGGCGAACGACGGCTCGCTCGCGCTCGGGCGCGCCCGGCTGATCGACGCCTGCTACGAGTCGGCGGCGCTCGGACGCGAGGTCCGGCTCGACCCCGACACGCTCGGCGAGCCGGACGGTGCCGACACCGAGAAGCTCGAAGACGGGCTCGACACGACCATCGCCGAGGGAGGGCACGCATGA
- a CDS encoding ThuA domain-containing protein, whose protein sequence is MSIRVTVWNEGVHETTEPEIAAIYPDGIHGAIAEGLGEMLGEDATIRTATLADPEHGLTDEVLADTDVLTWWGHIAHDQVSDEVVARVRRHVLSGMGLLVLHSGHFSKIFIELMGTTCSLAWRNDAERELVWTVKPGHPIAQGVDQPIVIAQQEMYGEHFDIPDPDETVFISNFEGGEVFRSGVTFTRGRGRIFYFSPGDQEYPVYFHPQIRRVLANATRWAAPVVERSLPDVTNPDARTWTA, encoded by the coding sequence ATGAGCATCCGAGTGACGGTGTGGAACGAGGGCGTCCACGAGACCACCGAGCCCGAGATCGCGGCGATCTACCCGGACGGCATCCACGGCGCCATCGCCGAAGGCCTCGGCGAGATGCTCGGCGAGGACGCGACGATCCGCACGGCGACGCTCGCCGACCCGGAGCACGGCCTGACCGACGAGGTGCTCGCCGACACAGACGTGCTCACCTGGTGGGGCCACATTGCCCACGACCAGGTGTCGGACGAAGTCGTCGCGCGGGTGCGGCGGCACGTGCTGTCCGGTATGGGGCTGCTGGTGCTGCACTCGGGGCACTTCTCGAAGATCTTCATCGAGCTGATGGGCACCACCTGCTCTCTCGCGTGGCGCAACGACGCCGAGCGCGAGCTGGTCTGGACGGTGAAGCCCGGGCACCCGATCGCGCAGGGCGTCGATCAGCCGATCGTCATCGCTCAGCAGGAGATGTACGGCGAGCACTTCGACATCCCCGACCCTGACGAGACCGTCTTCATCAGCAACTTCGAGGGCGGCGAGGTGTTCCGCTCGGGTGTCACCTTCACGCGCGGGCGGGGCCGCATCTTCTACTTCAGCCCCGGCGACCAGGAGTACCCGGTGTACTTCCACCCGCAGATCCGCCGGGTGCTCGCCAACGCGACCCGCTGGGCGGCCCCGGTCGTCGAGCGGTCCCTTCCGGACGTCACCAACCCGGACGCCCGCACCTGGACCGCCTGA
- a CDS encoding SRPBCC family protein — protein MRVTVQFELTTLLPVPRERAFDASLDIDLHTRSMAASREQAVAGVTSGLIGPGESVTWRARHFGVLMRLTSRITAYDRPARFVDEQTSGPFARFRHEHLFFPEGESTRMVDRIEFTARSECSAAWSSACC, from the coding sequence GTGCGCGTGACGGTTCAATTCGAGCTCACGACACTCCTGCCGGTCCCGCGCGAGCGCGCGTTCGACGCGTCGCTCGATATCGACCTCCACACTCGCTCCATGGCGGCGTCACGGGAGCAGGCGGTCGCCGGCGTGACGTCAGGCCTCATCGGACCCGGCGAATCGGTCACCTGGCGGGCCCGCCACTTCGGAGTTCTCATGAGACTGACCAGCCGGATCACCGCGTACGACCGCCCGGCGCGTTTCGTCGACGAACAGACATCTGGCCCTTTCGCACGCTTCCGCCACGAACACCTCTTCTTTCCGGAGGGAGAGAGCACGCGCATGGTCGACCGCATCGAGTTCACGGCCCGTTCGGAGTGCTCGGCCGCCTGGTCGAGCGCCTGCTGCTAG